The Dehalogenimonas sp. 4OHTPN genome window below encodes:
- the ltaE gene encoding low-specificity L-threonine aldolase, with protein sequence MRLIDLRSDTITHPTQEMRQAMFCAEVGDDVFSEDPTVNRLEEMAAAITGKEAAVFTPSGTMSNLIAVMSHTRHGDEIILGEKAHIFLNEAGGAAALGGVSLRTLPNNPDGTIDLERIEGAVRGKNLHWPPSKLLCLENTHNFCGGAVLDVEYTIEAAKTARRHNLLVHLDGARLFNAAVALGVPASDLCRPVDSVCFCLSKGLSAPVGSVLCGTGDFIARARKLRKMVGGGMRQAGIIAAAGIVCLETCVERLADDHRNAQALAEGLRQIPGLEVEKPQTNIVMIGTGEIPAADFVKKAAEAGVKMISVGTSRVRAVTHRMVTAEDISEAVRRLKKAMAA encoded by the coding sequence ATGCGTTTGATAGACTTACGAAGCGATACCATTACCCATCCGACTCAGGAGATGCGCCAGGCGATGTTCTGCGCTGAAGTCGGCGACGACGTCTTTTCAGAAGACCCCACCGTCAACCGGCTGGAGGAGATGGCCGCCGCGATCACCGGCAAAGAAGCCGCTGTTTTCACCCCCAGCGGCACGATGAGCAATCTTATCGCGGTGATGAGCCATACCCGCCACGGCGACGAAATCATCCTCGGCGAGAAGGCGCACATATTTCTGAACGAAGCCGGCGGCGCCGCGGCGCTGGGCGGGGTAAGCTTGCGGACGCTGCCCAACAACCCGGACGGTACCATCGACCTCGAAAGGATCGAGGGGGCGGTGAGGGGCAAGAACCTGCACTGGCCGCCGTCGAAACTCTTATGCCTTGAAAATACCCACAACTTCTGCGGCGGCGCGGTGTTGGACGTGGAATACACCATCGAAGCCGCCAAAACAGCCCGGCGCCATAATCTACTCGTACACCTCGACGGGGCCCGTCTTTTCAACGCTGCGGTAGCCCTGGGCGTGCCAGCCTCAGACCTGTGCCGGCCGGTGGATTCGGTCTGCTTCTGCCTGTCAAAAGGCCTTTCGGCGCCGGTGGGTTCGGTGCTGTGCGGCACTGGAGATTTCATCGCCCGGGCCAGAAAGCTGCGCAAGATGGTCGGCGGCGGCATGCGCCAGGCCGGAATCATCGCCGCGGCGGGCATCGTCTGTCTGGAGACCTGCGTCGAGCGGCTGGCCGACGACCACAGGAACGCGCAAGCATTGGCTGAAGGGCTGCGGCAGATTCCGGGACTCGAAGTCGAGAAACCCCAGACAAACATCGTAATGATCGGCACCGGCGAAATTCCCGCCGCCGATTTCGTCAAAAAAGCCGCCGAGGCCGGGGTCAAGATGATCTCCGTAGGAACCAGTCGGGTGCGGGCGGTGACTCATCGCATGGTGACGGCCGAGGATATTTCAGAGGCGGTGCGGCGGCTGAAGAAGGCGATGGCAGCATGA
- a CDS encoding zinc ribbon domain-containing protein: MPIYDFKCRACGAVTELLVSYTGKCANFACGSCGGADLEKQRSIPVVLNRCNPGGKTCCGAEDRSQVSSCGGGGGGGSCCGH, from the coding sequence ATGCCCATCTATGACTTCAAATGCCGCGCCTGCGGCGCCGTGACCGAACTTCTGGTGTCATACACCGGCAAATGCGCCAACTTTGCTTGCGGGTCATGCGGCGGCGCCGACCTGGAAAAGCAGCGCTCCATCCCGGTCGTCCTCAACCGCTGCAACCCCGGCGGCAAGACCTGCTGTGGGGCCGAAGACCGCAGCCAGGTGTCATCCTGCGGCGGCGGTGGTGGCGGCGGCAGCTGCTGCGGCCACTAG
- a CDS encoding NifB/NifX family molybdenum-iron cluster-binding protein: MKIAIASDDGKNISQHFGRAPYYIVYTIDNDKVTACEVRDKVGHHSFLHEHGNEPHSCHGEHGADAASQNKHKSMLSAAEDCGVIVAGHMGGGAHRSMIEKDIEPVLTDLKDPDEVIKAMIEGRLENRMDRLH; encoded by the coding sequence ATGAAGATAGCCATCGCCTCGGATGACGGCAAGAATATCTCGCAGCACTTCGGCCGGGCGCCGTACTACATCGTTTACACGATAGATAACGATAAGGTCACCGCCTGTGAGGTGCGGGATAAGGTCGGCCATCATAGCTTTCTCCATGAGCACGGCAACGAGCCACACTCCTGCCACGGCGAGCATGGCGCCGACGCGGCGTCGCAGAATAAGCATAAATCCATGCTTTCTGCCGCCGAGGACTGCGGGGTCATCGTCGCCGGACACATGGGCGGCGGCGCTCACCGGAGCATGATTGAGAAGGACATCGAGCCGGTGCTGACCGACCTCAAAGACCCGGACGAGGTAATCAAAGCCATGATCGAAGGGCGGTTGGAGAACCGTATGGACCGACTGCATTGA
- a CDS encoding protease inhibitor I42 family protein, with protein MGKSLKNKSLLWGLMPLLILTMVLGGCAAPNAEAANEPEITDNNPPVVPPLDDRTTSVQIELTYDELLSQKHIVRDVTVAKPGSVIVTLASNPSTGFSWAEAVIGDGALLSQYSRQFVEPSLMMPGAAGKDVWTFKTLAAGVTTIKFEYSQSWQGGQQDAWTLTLNITVN; from the coding sequence ATGGGAAAATCACTCAAAAACAAGAGCCTGCTTTGGGGTTTGATGCCGCTATTGATCCTGACTATGGTCCTGGGAGGATGCGCCGCGCCCAACGCCGAGGCGGCCAACGAACCTGAAATCACCGACAACAACCCGCCCGTCGTGCCGCCTCTCGACGACCGCACCACTTCGGTCCAGATCGAGCTGACCTACGACGAACTATTGAGCCAGAAGCATATCGTCAGGGACGTCACCGTCGCCAAGCCCGGTTCGGTCATCGTCACCCTGGCCTCCAATCCTTCCACCGGCTTTAGCTGGGCAGAGGCGGTTATTGGTGACGGGGCTTTGCTTTCGCAGTATTCCCGCCAGTTCGTTGAGCCTTCGTTGATGATGCCCGGCGCCGCCGGTAAGGATGTCTGGACATTCAAGACTCTGGCAGCTGGCGTCACAACGATCAAATTTGAATACTCTCAGTCATGGCAGGGCGGCCAGCAAGATGCCTGGACGCTGACGCTCAACATTACCGTTAATTAG
- the radA gene encoding DNA repair protein RadA translates to MPKSRVVFVCSGCGQESPKWQGKCPGCGEWNTLFEQTVAVVKATSLRRALTNAPQALSEVASTGHERIPLSMGEVSRVLGGGLVPGSLILFGGEPGIGKSTLLLQVAAQTAESSKSPVLYVSGEETRPQIKMRAKRLGIEGGGLYLLNETDLDQIIAEMDKLSPALVIIDSIQTVYTSDIEMAPGGVSQVRECAARLVTWAKASQTPVLIAGHVTKDGAIAGPRLLEHIVDTVLYLEGEPFSSYRILRSVKNRYGSVNEVGIFEMKEDGLRQVDNPSEVFLSRDRQNTVGSAVVPVLEGSRPLLVEIQALTNMTSFGQPRRTANGLDFGRLLIITAVLSRRAYLKLGTQDVIASVTGGLHVAEPAADLAAALAIASSYKNAPVDPQLVAIGEVGLSGEIRNVPQIERRLAEADRLGFRKALVPVNARIKPPSTDFKLIPVRDIRQALREGLTAAREEPEAETGQCLL, encoded by the coding sequence ATGCCTAAGTCCCGCGTCGTCTTCGTCTGCTCCGGCTGCGGCCAGGAGTCCCCAAAATGGCAGGGCAAGTGTCCCGGCTGCGGCGAGTGGAATACGCTCTTCGAGCAGACCGTCGCCGTCGTGAAGGCGACATCCCTCCGCCGCGCCCTCACTAACGCGCCGCAGGCTCTGTCCGAAGTCGCTTCGACCGGCCACGAGCGTATCCCCCTTTCAATGGGCGAGGTCAGCCGGGTACTGGGCGGCGGCCTGGTACCGGGATCTTTGATCCTTTTCGGCGGCGAGCCGGGCATCGGCAAGTCAACGCTGCTCCTTCAGGTGGCGGCGCAGACCGCCGAATCGTCCAAATCGCCCGTGCTGTACGTTTCCGGCGAGGAAACGCGGCCGCAGATCAAGATGAGGGCCAAGAGATTGGGCATCGAGGGCGGCGGGCTTTACCTCCTCAACGAGACCGACCTCGACCAGATCATCGCCGAGATGGACAAGCTCTCACCGGCCCTGGTCATCATCGATTCCATCCAGACGGTCTACACTTCTGACATCGAGATGGCCCCCGGCGGCGTGTCCCAGGTGCGGGAGTGCGCCGCGCGCCTGGTGACCTGGGCCAAGGCGTCTCAGACGCCGGTACTAATCGCCGGGCACGTCACCAAGGACGGCGCCATCGCCGGGCCGCGACTCCTGGAACACATCGTGGACACCGTTCTCTACCTGGAGGGCGAACCGTTCTCCAGCTATCGCATCCTGCGGTCGGTCAAGAATCGCTACGGCTCGGTCAACGAGGTCGGCATCTTCGAGATGAAAGAAGACGGCCTGCGGCAGGTGGACAACCCCTCCGAGGTCTTCTTATCGCGCGACCGCCAGAACACTGTCGGTTCGGCCGTGGTGCCGGTGCTGGAGGGCTCCCGCCCTCTCCTCGTCGAAATCCAGGCCCTGACCAACATGACCAGCTTCGGCCAGCCGCGGCGGACGGCCAACGGCCTCGACTTCGGGCGTCTGCTTATCATCACCGCCGTGCTGTCGCGGCGGGCTTACTTGAAACTGGGGACGCAGGATGTCATCGCCTCGGTCACCGGCGGCCTCCACGTGGCGGAACCTGCCGCCGACCTGGCCGCCGCCCTGGCAATAGCATCGAGCTACAAAAACGCGCCGGTCGATCCGCAGCTTGTCGCCATCGGCGAAGTGGGTCTCTCCGGCGAGATCAGGAACGTGCCGCAGATCGAACGCCGGCTGGCCGAGGCCGACCGGCTGGGTTTCAGGAAGGCGCTCGTCCCGGTCAATGCCAGGATCAAACCGCCGTCAACGGATTTCAAGCTGATCCCCGTCCGCGACATCCGCCAGGCGCTGCGGGAGGGCTTGACCGCCGCCCGGGAAGAACCCGAGGCCGAAACCGGGCAGTGTCTTCTCTGA
- a CDS encoding ATP-dependent Clp protease ATP-binding subunit, whose product MASRFDKFSERARRVLTYAQEEAQQLNHNYIGTEHILLGMVREEDGVAARVLINLDVNLAKLRSAVEFVIGRGEKPSAGETGLTSRAKKVIELAIDEARSLGHNYIGTEHLLLGLLREGEGVAAGVLDSFGINVERVRAEIAKVLAQGATSRGPAPVKAGKAPGKTPNLDSVSVDLTAAARAGKLDPVVGRVKEIERVIQILSRRTKNNPALIGEPGVGKTAIVEGLAHRIVASDVPETLEGKRLVSLDIASLVAGTKYRGEFEERLKKIIEELRSVGNIVIFIDEFHTMVGAGAAEGAVDAANILKPSLARGEIQVIGATTLDDYRKHVERDAALERRFQPVLVEEPSLEDTIEILRGIRSRYEEHHRLEITDDALQAAANLSARYISDRFMPDKAIDIIDEAASRVRIRHRTKPMPLKDLKKAEDSYRRDKEAALATQQYDYAAELREREYQIAEKRRKMEEEWQQEQGATKPKVSKEDIADVVSMWTGVPLLQLTGDETERLLHMEEALHQRIVGQDEAIVTIAKAVRRARAGLKDPRRPIGNFVFLGPTGVGKTELARALAQFMFGSEDNLIRIDMSEFMEKFAVSRLVGAPPGYVGFEEGGQLTEAVRRKGYSLVLLDEIEKAHPDVFNILLQIFDDGHLTDAKGRRVDFRNTIIIMTSNIGADLIRKGTGTIGFTTTSDAAKAVDIGYERMKDKLLAEVKKSFRPEFLNRIDSTVVFHSLTRDEIRKIVDLQLVSVTKQLKEKGIAIEITEPAKDVLGKKGYDEVYGARPLRRVIQNLIEDRLSEDLLRGVFASGDTVTIDAAGEAEELAFSVRHPELPPPAVEEQPALAAGGNGA is encoded by the coding sequence ATGGCTAGCCGTTTCGACAAATTCTCAGAGCGGGCCCGCCGCGTTTTAACCTACGCGCAGGAAGAGGCCCAGCAGCTCAACCATAATTATATCGGCACCGAGCACATCCTCCTGGGTATGGTTCGCGAGGAGGACGGCGTCGCCGCCCGCGTCCTTATTAACCTGGACGTCAACCTGGCCAAACTCAGGAGCGCCGTGGAGTTCGTCATCGGCCGCGGCGAGAAACCCTCCGCCGGCGAAACCGGCCTCACCTCCCGCGCCAAAAAGGTCATCGAGCTGGCGATTGACGAAGCACGCAGCCTGGGGCACAACTACATCGGCACCGAGCACCTGCTGCTCGGCCTGCTGCGCGAGGGCGAAGGCGTCGCCGCCGGCGTCCTGGACAGCTTCGGCATCAACGTCGAACGCGTCCGCGCCGAGATCGCCAAGGTCCTGGCCCAGGGCGCCACCTCCCGCGGCCCGGCGCCGGTCAAAGCCGGCAAAGCCCCGGGCAAGACTCCCAACCTGGACTCGGTCTCGGTGGACCTGACCGCCGCCGCCCGGGCCGGCAAGCTGGACCCGGTGGTAGGTCGCGTCAAAGAGATTGAGCGGGTCATCCAGATTTTGTCCCGCCGCACCAAGAATAATCCTGCCCTCATCGGCGAGCCGGGCGTCGGCAAGACGGCGATCGTCGAAGGACTGGCGCACCGCATCGTTGCCTCTGACGTGCCGGAGACGCTGGAAGGCAAACGGCTGGTGTCGCTGGACATCGCTTCGCTGGTCGCCGGCACTAAATACCGCGGCGAATTCGAAGAGAGGCTGAAAAAGATCATCGAGGAGCTCCGCTCCGTAGGCAATATCGTAATTTTCATTGATGAGTTCCACACTATGGTCGGCGCCGGCGCCGCCGAGGGCGCGGTGGACGCGGCCAACATCCTGAAGCCGTCACTGGCCCGCGGCGAGATCCAGGTCATCGGCGCTACCACCCTGGACGATTACCGCAAGCATGTCGAACGCGACGCCGCCCTGGAACGCCGCTTCCAGCCGGTACTCGTCGAGGAACCGTCGCTCGAGGACACCATAGAAATCCTGCGCGGCATCAGAAGCCGCTACGAGGAACACCACCGCCTGGAGATTACCGACGACGCCTTGCAGGCGGCGGCCAACCTCTCGGCGCGCTATATTTCCGACCGCTTCATGCCGGACAAAGCCATCGACATCATTGACGAGGCCGCCTCGCGCGTCCGGATCCGCCACCGCACCAAGCCCATGCCTCTGAAAGACCTCAAGAAGGCCGAAGACTCCTACCGCCGCGATAAAGAGGCGGCGTTGGCCACCCAGCAGTACGACTACGCCGCTGAACTTCGCGAGCGTGAATACCAGATCGCTGAGAAGCGCCGCAAGATGGAAGAGGAGTGGCAGCAAGAGCAGGGCGCCACCAAGCCCAAGGTCAGTAAAGAGGACATCGCCGACGTTGTCTCGATGTGGACCGGCGTGCCCCTGCTGCAACTCACCGGCGACGAGACCGAGCGGCTGCTCCATATGGAAGAAGCCCTCCATCAGCGCATCGTCGGCCAGGACGAGGCTATTGTCACCATCGCTAAAGCCGTCAGGCGCGCCCGGGCGGGGCTCAAGGACCCGCGGCGCCCCATCGGCAATTTCGTCTTCCTCGGCCCCACCGGCGTCGGCAAAACCGAACTGGCCAGAGCCCTCGCCCAATTCATGTTCGGCTCTGAGGACAATTTGATCCGCATCGACATGTCGGAATTTATGGAGAAATTCGCCGTTTCCCGCCTGGTCGGCGCGCCGCCCGGCTACGTCGGTTTCGAGGAAGGCGGCCAGCTGACCGAAGCTGTCCGCCGCAAGGGCTACTCGCTGGTGCTGCTTGATGAAATCGAGAAGGCCCATCCCGACGTGTTCAATATCCTGCTACAGATCTTCGACGACGGCCACCTGACCGACGCTAAAGGCCGCCGCGTGGACTTCAGGAACACCATCATCATCATGACTTCCAATATCGGCGCCGATCTCATCAGAAAAGGCACCGGGACCATCGGTTTTACCACCACTTCGGACGCCGCCAAAGCCGTAGATATCGGGTATGAGCGGATGAAGGACAAGCTGCTGGCTGAGGTCAAAAAGAGCTTCCGGCCGGAGTTTTTGAACCGAATTGACTCGACAGTGGTCTTCCATTCCCTGACCCGCGACGAGATCCGGAAGATCGTCGACCTTCAGCTCGTCTCGGTGACCAAACAGCTCAAGGAAAAGGGCATCGCCATCGAGATTACCGAGCCGGCTAAAGACGTCCTGGGCAAGAAGGGCTACGACGAGGTTTACGGCGCCCGCCCGCTGCGGCGCGTCATCCAGAACCTCATCGAAGACCGGCTGTCCGAAGACTTGCTGCGCGGCGTCTTCGCCTCCGGCGACACCGTCACCATCGACGCCGCCGGCGAAGCCGAGGAACTGGCCTTCAGCGTCCGCCACCCGGAACTGCCACCCCCGGCAGTTGAGGAGCAGCCGGCGCTGGCCGCCGGCGGCAACGGCGCTTAG
- a CDS encoding reductive dehalogenase, translating into MNKYHSTMSRRDFMKALGVAGGAMAAAPAFADLDEMAAKDGLYTRRPWWIKTREHLEMTTDVDWDEMQRYSENDTMRGTKASGYRLSLYDQAEWDRRAAVKKEEETKFLKEDKPGFALKDLAYSSNVGSNQSVSQSFLGAQKATLPEARGVSKWQGSPEEAASLLRTFMRSVGAMSIGFVELEEGKTKKLIYDFEGGGKIRNVWEDTDKASIRTLANGFQDNVIPNSFKYAIEIINQESINLFKVNPTLLMSQIRYGRNANTQAATMEFIRSLGYQAVGQYSINTIGIAPALATVSGRGEMGRMNRLITPEHGPIVGAFTMLTNLPLAPDKPIDAGYLNFCKTCMKCAETCGEGAISIEKEPYWETIGGWNNAGHKAWFEDSRKCAAFRALPNSCTSGKCLAVCTFSKDHLSGIHEVVQATLANTSLFNGFFKQMDDVFYHDGLHAPEKFWDIELPTYAIDSTINGRDTHS; encoded by the coding sequence ATGAACAAGTACCACAGCACCATGTCACGCCGGGACTTTATGAAAGCTCTCGGAGTCGCCGGTGGCGCCATGGCCGCGGCACCTGCGTTTGCCGATCTGGATGAAATGGCAGCCAAAGACGGCCTGTACACCAGGCGGCCTTGGTGGATCAAGACCCGCGAACACCTCGAGATGACCACCGATGTCGATTGGGACGAGATGCAGCGCTATTCCGAGAATGACACCATGCGCGGCACCAAGGCCAGCGGGTACCGGCTGTCACTCTACGACCAGGCCGAATGGGACCGTCGGGCCGCGGTCAAAAAGGAGGAAGAAACCAAATTCCTCAAAGAAGACAAACCCGGCTTTGCCCTGAAAGACCTGGCTTACTCTTCCAATGTCGGCAGCAATCAGTCAGTCAGCCAGAGTTTCCTGGGTGCCCAGAAAGCCACCCTCCCGGAAGCCCGCGGCGTCTCAAAATGGCAGGGCTCTCCGGAAGAAGCCGCCTCCCTGCTCCGCACCTTCATGCGCAGCGTAGGTGCCATGAGCATCGGCTTCGTCGAACTGGAAGAGGGCAAGACCAAGAAGCTGATCTATGATTTCGAAGGGGGCGGCAAGATCCGCAACGTCTGGGAGGATACTGACAAGGCGTCCATCCGTACCCTGGCCAACGGGTTCCAGGATAACGTCATTCCCAACTCTTTCAAGTATGCCATCGAAATCATCAACCAGGAGTCCATCAATCTCTTTAAAGTGAACCCGACGCTCCTTATGTCCCAGATCCGCTATGGCCGCAACGCTAACACCCAGGCGGCCACCATGGAGTTCATCCGCAGCCTCGGCTACCAGGCTGTTGGCCAATACTCCATCAACACCATCGGCATAGCTCCGGCGCTGGCCACCGTCTCTGGCCGAGGTGAAATGGGCCGGATGAACCGCCTGATCACACCGGAGCACGGCCCCATCGTCGGTGCCTTCACCATGCTGACCAACCTGCCGCTGGCGCCGGACAAGCCCATAGACGCCGGTTACCTTAATTTCTGCAAGACCTGCATGAAATGCGCCGAGACATGCGGTGAGGGCGCCATCTCCATCGAGAAGGAACCCTACTGGGAGACCATCGGCGGCTGGAACAACGCCGGTCACAAAGCCTGGTTCGAAGATTCCCGCAAGTGCGCCGCCTTCCGCGCCCTGCCCAACTCCTGCACTTCGGGCAAATGCCTGGCAGTCTGCACCTTCTCCAAGGACCACCTGTCCGGTATTCACGAAGTGGTTCAGGCGACGCTGGCCAACACCTCGTTGTTTAACGGCTTCTTCAAGCAGATGGACGACGTCTTCTACCATGACGGCCTGCATGCCCCGGAGAAGTTCTGGGACATCGAGCTGCCGACCTACGCCATCGACTCGACGATCAACGGCCGAGACACCCACTCCTAA
- a CDS encoding Rieske 2Fe-2S domain-containing protein, whose translation MAYYKTFKTADLSPGKMTRIEVKKREILIAGIGGQFYAVDDRCGHMNGSLSMGRLEGKVVECPLHRAKYDITSGKCVQLPQMGNLENMFIAASGKTRMVASIDTLDLRTYRTRVEDGFVMVEIPDCDV comes from the coding sequence ATGGCGTATTACAAGACTTTCAAGACCGCAGATTTATCTCCCGGCAAGATGACCCGGATCGAGGTAAAGAAAAGGGAAATTCTAATCGCCGGCATCGGCGGCCAGTTCTATGCTGTTGACGACCGCTGCGGCCATATGAACGGTTCGCTGTCCATGGGACGGCTTGAGGGAAAAGTCGTTGAATGCCCGCTGCACCGAGCCAAATACGATATCACCAGCGGCAAATGCGTCCAGCTGCCCCAGATGGGGAACCTGGAAAATATGTTTATTGCGGCTTCCGGCAAAACCAGGATGGTCGCATCCATCGACACGCTTGACCTCAGGACGTACCGTACCAGGGTTGAGGACGGTTTTGTGATGGTTGAAATCCCTGACTGCGACGTTTGA
- a CDS encoding nuclear transport factor 2 family protein: MRADNETRSIINALLEQTKAAFEARNADALIKLTTDDPNMLNIGIAKDELSVGPGQLKERMQKHFAMADTITLKYGYTTIKSNGNVAWVSSHLWETLVKGTRKLLLDMRMTAVAEKINDKWGWSEMHWSMPVEVAMPEPTAEEKAAEEAAAKAAKEAEESKKKAEEEKRKAELKADEPPTDQSFFDYY, from the coding sequence ATGAGAGCCGACAATGAAACCAGGTCCATCATCAACGCCCTGCTGGAACAGACTAAAGCGGCATTTGAAGCCAGGAACGCCGACGCGCTGATCAAGCTGACCACCGACGACCCGAATATGCTGAACATCGGCATTGCCAAAGATGAACTGTCGGTAGGGCCGGGGCAGCTCAAGGAGCGGATGCAGAAGCATTTCGCCATGGCCGATACCATCACCCTGAAGTACGGCTACACCACCATCAAGTCCAACGGCAACGTCGCCTGGGTGTCCAGCCACCTCTGGGAAACCCTGGTGAAAGGCACGCGCAAGCTGCTCCTGGATATGCGCATGACCGCCGTGGCTGAGAAAATCAACGATAAATGGGGCTGGAGCGAAATGCACTGGTCAATGCCGGTCGAGGTCGCCATGCCGGAGCCCACGGCCGAGGAAAAAGCCGCCGAAGAAGCGGCCGCCAAAGCCGCCAAAGAGGCTGAGGAATCCAAGAAAAAAGCCGAAGAAGAGAAGCGCAAAGCCGAACTCAAGGCCGACGAACCGCCGACCGACCAGTCATTCTTTGACTACTACTAG
- a CDS encoding sulfide/dihydroorotate dehydrogenase-like FAD/NAD-binding protein encodes MFPIVATEELVPRVRLYRIHAPRVARKAAAGQFVILRVDAHGERIPLTIADWDAAEGTVSVVFMEVGTTTTRLARLKPGDAIADLCGPLGNPTEVENFGTVCLMAGGFATATIMPIARAMKAAGNRVIIVVGARNKDLLFWRERLAENSDELIITTDDGSAGRKGVVTEPVKEKLERGERIDRVIAIGPSIMMKFSSLTTKPFGVKTIVSMNPIMVDGTGMCGCCRVSVAGQTRFACVDGPEFDAHAIDWDNFMARQRTYIDEEKRSLEICRCPTA; translated from the coding sequence TTGTTCCCCATCGTTGCCACTGAAGAGTTGGTGCCGCGGGTACGGCTGTACCGCATTCACGCCCCTCGGGTGGCCAGAAAGGCTGCCGCCGGGCAGTTCGTCATTCTACGTGTCGACGCGCACGGCGAACGCATTCCGCTGACCATCGCCGATTGGGACGCCGCCGAAGGCACAGTTTCGGTAGTCTTCATGGAGGTCGGCACCACCACCACCAGACTGGCCCGCCTGAAGCCCGGCGATGCCATCGCTGACCTCTGCGGTCCGCTGGGCAATCCTACCGAGGTAGAAAACTTCGGCACCGTCTGCCTGATGGCCGGCGGTTTCGCCACCGCCACCATCATGCCCATCGCCCGGGCGATGAAAGCGGCGGGCAACCGTGTGATCATCGTCGTCGGCGCCCGCAATAAAGATCTCCTTTTTTGGCGCGAGCGGCTGGCTGAAAACTCGGATGAACTGATTATCACCACCGATGACGGTTCCGCCGGACGCAAGGGCGTGGTCACCGAACCGGTCAAAGAAAAACTGGAACGCGGCGAGCGGATCGACCGTGTCATCGCCATCGGTCCCAGCATCATGATGAAGTTCTCCTCGTTGACCACTAAACCCTTCGGGGTCAAGACCATAGTTTCCATGAATCCGATCATGGTGGACGGTACCGGTATGTGCGGCTGCTGCCGCGTTTCGGTTGCCGGGCAGACCAGGTTCGCCTGCGTCGACGGCCCGGAGTTCGACGCCCACGCCATCGACTGGGACAATTTCATGGCCCGCCAGCGAACCTATATTGATGAGGAGAAGCGGTCGCTGGAAATTTGCCGGTGCCCGACTGCCTGA